ATTTCCAGAAGACCAGATTTTTTCACCAATCACGTTATAAACTACAATCTCTGCAAAATTATATCTTTCGTTCTTTATATTATAGCTTATGTTTGTTGTTGGATTAAATGGATTTGGATAGTTTTGATTCAATACATAATTTGAAATTACTAATCCGCTCTGTTCATCGATATCATTCATGCCATCATTTCTGTAATAGCATAATCCTCCATCTTCTGTACCAAAAATGAGATCTTTGTCTCCGTCACTATCATAGTCAACAATAACTGGATCCTTATATTTACCAGTTCCAATCGCTAAATAACTCTCAAATTC
The Candidatus Delongbacteria bacterium genome window above contains:
- a CDS encoding T9SS type A sorting domain-containing protein, which gives rise to EFESYLAIGTGKYKDPVIVDYDSDGDKDLIFGTEDGGLCYYRNDGMNDIDEQSGLVISNYVLNQNYPNPFNPTTNISYNIKNERYNFAEIVVYNVIGEKIWSSGNLKSSQFSVLFDGSKFNTGVYYYTLVVDRKNKVTKPMILIK